One segment of Candidatus Manganitrophus noduliformans DNA contains the following:
- a CDS encoding Na(+)/H(+) antiporter subunit D — protein MTGWIHPAAFFFIAAALLLFVKGKAKQGIILAAPALGFLSLLIAPEGDHGTTTFMGQQLIFGRVDRLSLIFGYIFTLMTFVGMTYALHLKHEKEHIAALLYGGSALGVTFAGDLFTLFLFWEIMAFSSVFLIWFKGDKPSSAAGFRYLLMHIVGGLFLLGGIVIHAAGGGGIAFNALPHAGLGATLILIGFLLNAAVPPLHAWLADAYPEATVTGIIFLSIFTTKTAVYALVRGFPGTEILIVLGAVMAVYGVVYAMLENDIRRLLSYHMLSQIGYMVVGVGIGSELARNGAVALAVANIVYKGLLLMGMSSVLFMTGKRKASELGGLYRTMPWTFRLFMIGGLSISGFPLLAGFVSKSMVVSAAAEAHQGWVFLLLTLASAGTFLSTTLKLPYAVFLGEDKKIAATDPPKNMLVAMGLAALLCVLMGVLPGLFYRLLPFPAEYHPYTVAHLVESLQILCATALGFIFFLHKFHSENTISLDIDWFYRKGAAAFLWLAKLNKSFSSPER, from the coding sequence ATGACCGGGTGGATTCATCCCGCTGCCTTCTTTTTCATCGCTGCGGCTTTGCTCCTTTTTGTAAAAGGAAAAGCGAAGCAAGGGATCATTCTCGCCGCTCCCGCACTCGGTTTCCTCTCCCTCCTGATCGCCCCGGAAGGGGATCACGGCACGACGACCTTTATGGGACAGCAGCTCATCTTCGGAAGGGTCGACCGCCTCAGCTTGATCTTCGGCTATATCTTCACCCTCATGACTTTCGTCGGAATGACCTATGCCCTCCACCTCAAGCATGAAAAGGAGCACATTGCTGCATTGCTCTACGGCGGAAGCGCTCTGGGGGTGACCTTTGCCGGGGACCTCTTCACCCTTTTCCTTTTCTGGGAGATCATGGCCTTCTCGTCGGTCTTTCTGATCTGGTTTAAAGGGGACAAGCCGTCGAGCGCCGCCGGTTTCCGCTATCTTCTGATGCACATCGTCGGCGGGCTTTTCCTGCTCGGTGGAATCGTGATTCACGCCGCCGGCGGCGGGGGAATCGCCTTTAATGCGCTTCCACATGCCGGTCTGGGCGCGACGCTGATCCTCATCGGGTTTCTTTTGAATGCGGCCGTGCCGCCGCTGCACGCCTGGTTGGCCGATGCCTATCCGGAAGCGACCGTGACGGGGATCATTTTCTTGAGCATTTTTACAACGAAGACGGCCGTCTATGCTTTGGTGCGCGGTTTTCCCGGAACGGAAATCCTGATCGTGCTCGGAGCGGTCATGGCCGTTTACGGCGTCGTCTATGCGATGCTCGAGAATGATATCCGAAGATTGCTGTCGTATCACATGTTGAGCCAGATCGGATACATGGTGGTGGGGGTCGGGATCGGGAGTGAACTGGCGCGCAACGGGGCCGTCGCGCTGGCCGTCGCAAATATCGTCTATAAAGGGCTCCTGCTGATGGGGATGAGCTCGGTCCTTTTCATGACCGGAAAGCGGAAAGCATCCGAGTTGGGGGGGCTCTACCGAACGATGCCTTGGACCTTCCGGCTGTTTATGATCGGCGGTTTGTCCATCTCCGGGTTTCCGCTGCTGGCGGGATTCGTCAGCAAATCGATGGTGGTGTCGGCCGCCGCGGAAGCGCACCAGGGATGGGTCTTCCTGCTCCTCACGCTCGCCTCGGCCGGTACGTTTCTTTCGACCACCCTCAAGCTTCCCTATGCGGTCTTCTTGGGCGAGGACAAAAAGATCGCTGCGACCGATCCTCCCAAAAACATGCTGGTCGCGATGGGTTTGGCCGCTCTTCTCTGCGTCCTCATGGGGGTCCTGCCGGGTCTGTTCTACCGGTTGTTGCCCTTCCCGGCGGAGTATCACCCCTATACGGTCGCGCACCTGGTCGAGTCGTTGCAAATTCTCTGCGCGACCGCTTTGGGATTTATCTTTTTCTTGCATAAATTTCATTCGGAAAATACGATCAGCCTCGATATCGACTGGTTTTATCGGAAAGGGGCGGCGGCTTTTCTCTGGCTGGCCAAACTGAATAAGTCTTTTTCAAGCCCCGAGCGATGA
- a CDS encoding monovalent cation/H+ antiporter subunit D family protein, with amino-acid sequence MEIESIKPLLAVAVSLIGAALIVATRRNPNVREGCSLVTAILKFLIVASMIPAVLAGNTLHYNLITLLPEVSIAFRVDALGLVFAITASFLWIVTTLYSIGYMRSLREHNQTRYYTCFAITLFATLGLAFSANMITLFLFYEIITFITYPLVTHSGTKEAYAAGNKYLFYLLATTKAFFVTAMFLTYNITETFDFRPGGVFPAGANQTVLIITYFLFIAGLGKVAIMPFHAWLPAAMIAPTPVSALLHAVAVVNAGAFCVLRIIFHVYGVDLMKELNLGVMTGFLASFTIITASVWALTRDNLKARLAYSTISQLSYMVLGAALLTPSGMAGGIMHIANHAFAKITLFFCAGSIYVASHKTNISEMAGIGRKMPWTMGAFALGTLSMIGVPPVAGFLTKWYLMTGTMEAKELGFLFVLLFSSFLNALYFLPIVHKAFFEGPQEAPEGLALRPVPQSLGAAAAGGHEGHSRPEGPIKEPSYFLVVPLFLCALLSVLLGMFPELILDLAKLVIR; translated from the coding sequence ATGGAAATTGAATCGATCAAACCGTTGTTGGCCGTCGCCGTTTCTTTGATCGGCGCGGCGCTCATTGTCGCAACCCGCAGGAATCCGAATGTAAGGGAGGGATGCTCCCTGGTGACGGCGATCCTGAAATTTCTGATCGTCGCTTCCATGATTCCCGCGGTCCTCGCGGGAAATACGCTTCACTACAATCTGATCACCCTTCTGCCGGAAGTCTCCATCGCGTTTCGGGTGGACGCGTTAGGTCTTGTTTTTGCGATCACCGCCTCCTTCCTCTGGATCGTAACCACCCTTTACTCCATCGGCTACATGCGCTCCCTCAGGGAGCATAACCAAACCCGCTACTACACCTGTTTTGCGATCACCCTTTTTGCGACGTTGGGTCTGGCCTTTTCGGCCAACATGATCACCCTTTTTCTCTTCTACGAAATCATCACCTTCATTACCTATCCCTTGGTCACGCACAGCGGAACCAAAGAAGCTTACGCCGCCGGGAATAAATACCTCTTTTATCTCTTGGCGACGACGAAGGCCTTCTTCGTGACCGCGATGTTTTTGACCTACAACATCACTGAGACCTTCGATTTCAGGCCGGGCGGCGTTTTTCCCGCGGGGGCAAATCAAACCGTTCTAATTATCACTTATTTCCTTTTCATCGCCGGCCTCGGCAAGGTGGCGATCATGCCGTTTCACGCCTGGCTTCCGGCCGCCATGATCGCTCCCACGCCGGTCAGCGCGCTGCTTCACGCGGTGGCGGTCGTGAACGCGGGAGCGTTTTGTGTCCTCCGGATCATCTTCCATGTTTACGGCGTCGATTTGATGAAGGAGTTGAACCTGGGGGTCATGACCGGGTTCCTTGCTTCTTTCACGATTATCACGGCTTCGGTCTGGGCGCTGACACGGGATAACCTCAAAGCGCGGCTCGCCTACTCGACGATCAGTCAACTCTCTTATATGGTATTGGGCGCGGCCCTCTTGACCCCCAGCGGGATGGCCGGCGGAATCATGCACATTGCAAACCATGCCTTTGCGAAGATCACCCTCTTCTTCTGCGCCGGGTCGATCTATGTCGCTTCCCACAAGACGAATATTTCCGAGATGGCCGGCATCGGGCGGAAGATGCCCTGGACCATGGGCGCTTTTGCGCTTGGGACCCTCAGTATGATCGGTGTCCCTCCGGTGGCCGGATTTCTGACGAAATGGTATCTGATGACCGGCACCATGGAGGCAAAGGAGCTCGGCTTCCTTTTTGTCTTACTGTTCAGCTCCTTTTTAAATGCGCTTTATTTTCTGCCGATCGTCCACAAAGCTTTTTTTGAAGGACCGCAAGAAGCTCCGGAAGGGCTGGCGCTTCGTCCCGTTCCGCAGAGTCTGGGGGCGGCGGCCGCAGGCGGCCACGAAGGGCATTCCCGTCCGGAGGGGCCGATCAAGGAGCCTTCTTATTTCCTCGTGGTTCCCCTGTTCTTATGCGCGCTCCTCTCCGTGCTCTTGGGGATGTTTCCCGAGTTGATACTCGATCTGGCCAAACTGGTTATTCGATGA
- a CDS encoding c-type cytochrome gives MMMNGVRFFLLSLIAITFILVPAGVRADEEDDKPLKPVPKEYADKHMPKGWWTDPKIIAEGKKLYETAHLEFEFKGKKVNVKDGCAECHGIDPKKDRPKQRGARDFRVPKKINQYSDSYWFWRLSEGVPKTKMPAWKDKLSEEERWKIIAYEHTMSHGSKAEAHEHPEIQISVEK, from the coding sequence ATGATGATGAACGGGGTTCGGTTTTTTCTCTTGAGTTTGATCGCCATTACTTTTATTTTAGTGCCAGCGGGTGTCCGTGCGGATGAAGAGGACGACAAGCCGTTAAAGCCGGTTCCGAAGGAATACGCGGACAAACATATGCCGAAAGGGTGGTGGACCGACCCCAAAATCATCGCGGAAGGGAAAAAACTTTACGAAACGGCGCATTTGGAATTTGAATTCAAGGGGAAAAAGGTAAATGTAAAGGATGGTTGCGCCGAATGCCACGGCATTGATCCTAAGAAAGACCGGCCCAAGCAGAGAGGGGCGCGGGATTTTCGGGTTCCTAAGAAAATCAATCAGTATTCCGACAGCTATTGGTTTTGGCGGCTTTCTGAAGGGGTGCCCAAGACCAAGATGCCGGCGTGGAAAGATAAACTGAGCGAAGAGGAGCGATGGAAGATCATCGCTTATGAGCATACGATGTCCCACGGCTCAAAGGCGGAAGCGCACGAACATCCAGAGATTCAGATTTCCGTTGAAAAATAG
- a CDS encoding c-type cytochrome: protein MSLLFFLFFTAALSVQGASPKKESPSASTPSKPNPSEGKRIFNHYCAVCHGVTAKGNGVNAESLDPTPADLTSGDVQGLTDEEIYEVIDLGGGYVELSVAMPPWGKTLSGEQISDLVAYIRTFSEDAPEPEKGVRLSDVRRGDRSDCQICHMKQGQIRPIAPNLGHEGSKLNPEWLSKFLKDPEKIRPVGFIPLTKSKMPDFQLSDEEVSALTAFLMTQKDGGVSAAPLAGLNLSDPAEIEKGRRFFIDKYACDACHKGAEIGGIVGPDLSSTAERIKPEWVYFWLKNPQAIRPDVAMPNFGIPDSEIRSLIAYIYSLGGGASQAAKVSGETPSDPALIKKGEKLIKDKNCLACHTMDSFNSQERRQEKGKEQAAAPRS from the coding sequence GTGAGTCTCCTTTTTTTTCTTTTTTTCACGGCCGCTCTCTCCGTGCAGGGGGCTTCTCCCAAGAAGGAGTCTCCTTCCGCTTCAACTCCGTCAAAACCGAATCCTTCGGAAGGCAAACGTATTTTTAATCATTACTGCGCGGTCTGTCATGGCGTCACCGCAAAAGGAAATGGGGTGAATGCCGAGAGTCTCGATCCGACGCCCGCCGATCTGACCAGTGGTGATGTGCAGGGCTTGACCGATGAAGAGATCTATGAGGTCATCGATTTGGGCGGGGGATATGTCGAACTTTCCGTTGCGATGCCCCCCTGGGGAAAGACCCTTTCCGGCGAGCAGATCAGCGACCTTGTCGCATACATCCGCACATTTTCGGAAGATGCCCCCGAGCCTGAAAAGGGGGTGCGGCTCTCGGATGTGCGGCGGGGGGACCGCTCCGATTGCCAGATCTGCCATATGAAACAGGGCCAGATTCGTCCGATCGCTCCCAACCTGGGCCATGAGGGGAGCAAGCTGAATCCGGAGTGGCTCTCGAAATTTCTGAAAGATCCGGAGAAAATTCGCCCGGTCGGTTTTATCCCGCTCACCAAATCGAAGATGCCTGATTTCCAATTGAGCGATGAGGAGGTTTCGGCGCTTACCGCATTTTTGATGACTCAAAAAGATGGTGGAGTGTCCGCGGCTCCTTTGGCGGGGCTGAACCTGTCCGACCCGGCGGAAATTGAAAAAGGAAGAAGGTTTTTTATCGATAAATATGCCTGCGACGCCTGTCACAAGGGGGCGGAAATCGGCGGCATCGTCGGTCCGGATCTTTCGAGCACGGCAGAACGTATCAAGCCGGAGTGGGTTTACTTCTGGTTGAAGAATCCCCAGGCGATACGGCCCGATGTGGCGATGCCGAACTTCGGCATTCCCGACTCGGAGATACGCTCCCTGATCGCCTACATTTACAGTCTCGGCGGGGGCGCTTCCCAGGCGGCCAAGGTTTCCGGAGAAACTCCCTCCGATCCGGCGTTGATTAAAAAGGGAGAAAAGTTAATTAAAGATAAAAATTGTCTTGCTTGTCATACCATGGATAGTTTTAATAGTCAGGAGAGGCGGCAAGAAAAGGGGAAAGAGCAGGCGGCGGCGCCGCGCTCCTAA
- a CDS encoding SPW repeat protein: MSYVPWINFILGLWLIISPFLLGYSDVRAAMWNQIIVGVLVLIFSSTLGASITGQRTHYRSGEQRGRA, from the coding sequence ATGAGTTATGTTCCGTGGATCAACTTCATATTAGGGCTTTGGCTGATCATTTCTCCATTCTTGCTCGGGTACAGCGACGTGCGGGCCGCGATGTGGAATCAAATTATTGTCGGTGTCTTAGTGCTCATCTTTTCGAGCACGCTGGGCGCTTCAATCACCGGCCAGAGAACTCACTATCGCTCCGGAGAGCAGCGGGGGAGGGCATAG
- a CDS encoding GroES family chaperonin gives MRVKPLQDWVVVQPDEPEEKTAGGIFVPDAAKERPESGKVVAAGEGRFVEEKDAKGKIKEKKFVKTTLKPGDHIMYEKYAAKKVQVDQEEVLLVREEDVLGYLV, from the coding sequence ATGAGAGTAAAGCCTTTGCAAGACTGGGTTGTGGTTCAGCCGGATGAGCCGGAAGAGAAAACCGCCGGAGGGATTTTTGTCCCCGACGCGGCGAAAGAGCGGCCTGAGAGTGGAAAGGTCGTCGCCGCCGGGGAAGGTCGATTTGTCGAGGAAAAGGATGCGAAGGGAAAGATTAAAGAGAAGAAGTTTGTCAAAACCACGCTGAAGCCGGGCGATCATATCATGTATGAGAAATACGCGGCGAAGAAGGTCCAGGTCGATCAAGAAGAAGTCCTTCTGGTCCGAGAGGAGGATGTCCTCGGCTATCTCGTCTAA
- a CDS encoding class I SAM-dependent methyltransferase produces MDVKDWDRIANRYEQEIISPFQEGVINPLFDEILALPNKQEQTAADLGCGTGPLLPFLSDHFKQVTAIDFSPRMIKTAKRRVDAKNISFCRSSLTDLSRFYGQFDVAVAVNSILFPSSRSIDAILTEIHRTLTPEGTLMAIFPSMEVILYQGALIFDREIEKIGDEEKALWATKRILERQKFDFISGIYDDDGQRQKFFYEFEIKHRLKKAGFKNVRIKKVLYPWGGQIGSFELFDGQPRLWDWFITAKPQK; encoded by the coding sequence ATGGATGTAAAAGATTGGGACCGGATCGCAAACCGATACGAGCAGGAAATCATCTCCCCTTTTCAAGAAGGGGTCATCAACCCTCTCTTCGACGAGATCCTCGCCCTTCCAAATAAACAAGAACAAACGGCCGCCGATCTCGGCTGCGGCACCGGCCCCCTCCTTCCATTTCTGTCGGACCACTTCAAGCAGGTTACCGCGATCGACTTCTCGCCGCGGATGATCAAGACCGCCAAGCGGCGCGTCGACGCCAAGAACATCTCTTTCTGCCGCTCCTCTCTGACGGATCTCTCCCGGTTTTACGGTCAGTTCGACGTCGCCGTCGCGGTCAACTCAATCCTCTTTCCCTCCTCGCGAAGCATCGATGCAATCCTGACGGAGATCCATCGAACCTTGACGCCGGAAGGAACCCTGATGGCGATCTTTCCGTCGATGGAGGTGATCCTTTATCAAGGGGCCTTGATTTTCGACCGCGAGATCGAAAAAATCGGAGACGAAGAAAAAGCGCTCTGGGCCACCAAACGGATTCTGGAGCGCCAGAAGTTCGATTTCATCAGCGGGATCTACGACGATGACGGTCAGCGACAGAAGTTCTTCTATGAGTTCGAGATCAAGCACCGCCTGAAAAAGGCCGGCTTCAAAAACGTCCGGATCAAGAAAGTCCTCTATCCCTGGGGCGGCCAGATCGGAAGCTTCGAGCTCTTCGACGGCCAGCCCCGCCTCTGGGATTGGTTCATCACCGCCAAACCGCAAAAATAG
- the tenA gene encoding thiaminase II gives MFTEHLKKLAQPIWDAQLKHPFVEALGDGSLPEKKFRFYIIQDSLFLFELAKIFSAAAQKSADIDTMQKFTQLAADTIQVERGLHKEYGRQWKMTEAEMAALPMAPTNYAYTRHLLQVAATGSLAETTVVALPCAWIYVEVGRRLTEKGAPPETHPYKNWLALYASPEFAEVARWMCEKVDLWAKGAGADEKLRMESHFILSSRYEWMFWEMAWREERWPV, from the coding sequence ATGTTTACCGAACATCTCAAAAAGCTCGCCCAGCCGATTTGGGACGCGCAATTGAAGCATCCGTTCGTGGAGGCCCTCGGCGACGGATCGCTCCCGGAGAAAAAATTTCGGTTCTACATCATCCAGGATTCCCTCTTCCTCTTCGAGCTGGCGAAGATCTTCTCCGCCGCGGCTCAGAAGAGCGCCGACATAGACACAATGCAGAAATTCACCCAGCTGGCCGCCGACACGATCCAGGTGGAGCGGGGGCTCCACAAAGAATACGGCCGGCAATGGAAGATGACCGAGGCGGAGATGGCCGCCCTCCCGATGGCCCCGACGAACTACGCCTATACCCGCCACCTGCTTCAGGTCGCCGCCACCGGCAGTTTGGCCGAGACGACGGTCGTCGCCCTCCCCTGCGCCTGGATCTACGTGGAGGTCGGCCGCCGTCTGACGGAAAAGGGAGCGCCCCCCGAAACCCACCCTTATAAAAATTGGCTCGCCCTTTACGCCTCGCCCGAATTTGCCGAGGTTGCCCGTTGGATGTGCGAGAAGGTCGATTTATGGGCGAAAGGGGCCGGCGCCGACGAAAAACTCCGGATGGAAAGCCACTTCATCCTCAGCTCCCGCTACGAGTGGATGTTCTGGGAGATGGCCTGGAGGGAAGAGCGATGGCCGGTATAG
- the thiD gene encoding bifunctional hydroxymethylpyrimidine kinase/phosphomethylpyrimidine kinase — translation MAGIETAAPPDGTRSRPPIAQVLTIAGSDSGGGAGIQADIKAIQANGVFALSVLTSITAQNTKTVVTAFDLPLRVIEAQIRAVFDDFTISAVKTGMLSSKGIVKRVAQLVKEMQVQNLIVDPVMVSKSGYPLLKPEAIAMMKSELFPLAALVTPNIHEAELLTGNKIRTAAEAEEAARKIHLLGCRAVLVKGGHLLEERGCDLLFDGNEITCFRSDFIESQNTHGTGCTYSAAIAAQIASGKTLKQAVQEAKTYVTEAIRHGLSIGHGHGPTDHFYFLPSRKR, via the coding sequence ATGGCCGGTATAGAGACCGCCGCGCCGCCGGACGGGACGCGGTCGCGCCCGCCGATCGCGCAGGTCTTGACGATCGCCGGCTCCGATTCCGGCGGCGGCGCCGGCATTCAGGCCGACATCAAGGCGATCCAGGCCAACGGGGTTTTCGCCTTGTCGGTATTGACATCGATCACCGCTCAAAACACCAAAACGGTCGTCACCGCGTTCGACCTTCCCCTTCGTGTGATTGAAGCGCAGATCCGGGCGGTCTTCGACGATTTCACGATCTCCGCCGTCAAAACCGGCATGCTCTCTTCCAAGGGAATCGTCAAACGGGTCGCCCAGCTCGTCAAAGAAATGCAGGTTCAAAATCTGATCGTCGATCCGGTGATGGTCTCCAAAAGCGGCTATCCTCTCCTCAAACCGGAGGCGATTGCAATGATGAAGAGCGAGCTGTTCCCTCTGGCGGCGCTGGTCACGCCGAACATCCACGAAGCGGAGCTCCTCACCGGGAACAAAATCCGCACCGCGGCCGAGGCGGAAGAGGCGGCGCGAAAGATCCACCTGCTCGGCTGCCGCGCCGTCTTGGTGAAGGGAGGGCACCTGTTGGAAGAGCGGGGGTGCGATCTCCTTTTTGACGGCAACGAAATCACCTGTTTCCGGTCCGACTTCATCGAATCGCAGAACACGCACGGCACCGGCTGCACCTACTCCGCCGCCATCGCCGCTCAGATCGCCTCCGGAAAAACGTTGAAGCAAGCGGTCCAAGAAGCCAAGACTTATGTGACCGAGGCGATCCGTCACGGCCTCTCCATCGGCCACGGACACGGCCCGACCGACCACTTCTACTTTCTCCCCTCGCGAAAGAGATGA
- a CDS encoding HAD-IIA family hydrolase, with translation MNRLLDRFDHFLIDLDGVVYLGDQPTPCAAETFTALNDAGKRRLFITNDPRRTADGYATKLARLGIPADPAEFLTSGRAAALYVQREGKTGRPIFVVGSDGLRSEIEAVGGSVLRGSDGMTAEIVVVGGHEHFSYQELKIATLAIQRGAAFIATNRDANFPMPDGLWPGTGPIVAAIEVATGITPVVVGKPEKLIFEIALDLFPPGGRCAIVGDRLDSDILGGQRAGLATILVLSGCTTAAMVERGPIQPDYVIENFSRLTTPLS, from the coding sequence ATGAACCGCCTTCTCGACCGGTTCGACCATTTTCTGATCGATCTCGACGGCGTCGTCTACCTCGGCGATCAGCCGACCCCCTGCGCCGCGGAGACGTTCACCGCTTTAAACGACGCGGGAAAGCGCCGTCTCTTCATCACCAACGATCCCCGCCGCACGGCCGACGGATATGCGACGAAGCTGGCCCGCCTCGGCATCCCCGCCGACCCGGCGGAGTTCCTCACCTCCGGACGCGCCGCCGCCCTCTACGTTCAGAGGGAAGGAAAAACCGGCCGGCCGATTTTCGTCGTCGGAAGCGATGGGCTCCGCTCCGAGATCGAGGCGGTCGGGGGATCTGTTTTGAGAGGAAGCGATGGGATGACGGCGGAGATCGTCGTCGTCGGGGGACATGAGCACTTTTCATATCAGGAGCTGAAGATCGCGACCCTTGCGATCCAGCGGGGGGCGGCCTTTATTGCGACGAACCGGGACGCCAACTTCCCGATGCCCGACGGTCTCTGGCCCGGGACCGGTCCGATCGTCGCCGCCATCGAGGTGGCCACCGGGATCACACCGGTTGTGGTCGGGAAGCCTGAAAAGTTGATCTTCGAGATCGCGCTCGATCTCTTCCCCCCCGGCGGCCGCTGCGCCATCGTCGGCGACCGGCTCGACTCCGACATCCTCGGCGGGCAGCGGGCGGGGCTCGCCACGATCTTGGTCCTCTCCGGCTGCACAACGGCGGCAATGGTCGAACGGGGCCCGATCCAACCCGACTACGTCATCGAAAACTTCTCCCGCTTGACCACGCCTCTTTCTTGA
- a CDS encoding GNAT family N-acetyltransferase produces MPWTPPVLKTERLSLAGPDDAVQPVFVSDGRDAAAQALPGLPSNWKIYLKESEEPIGTIGYIGWDRETRLAEVGFILMNIHTGRGYMTEACRAVVDFGFEGMGLAIVEAKSLPNNIGSIRVLEKVGMKREARIQGRLSSKGPLVDLDLFRIKKEAWSSGRSFR; encoded by the coding sequence ATGCCCTGGACCCCCCCTGTTCTGAAAACGGAACGTCTCTCTCTCGCCGGCCCGGACGATGCGGTTCAACCGGTTTTCGTTTCGGACGGCCGCGACGCCGCCGCGCAAGCATTGCCCGGTCTTCCCAGCAACTGGAAGATTTATTTAAAAGAGAGCGAAGAGCCGATCGGGACGATCGGCTATATCGGATGGGACCGTGAGACGCGTTTGGCGGAGGTCGGATTTATCCTGATGAACATCCATACCGGCCGCGGCTACATGACCGAGGCCTGCCGGGCCGTCGTCGATTTCGGCTTCGAGGGGATGGGCCTGGCGATCGTGGAAGCCAAATCGCTTCCGAACAACATCGGATCGATCCGCGTTCTCGAGAAGGTGGGGATGAAGCGGGAGGCGCGGATTCAAGGACGGCTTTCTTCGAAGGGTCCGCTGGTCGATCTCGATCTCTTTCGAATCAAGAAAGAGGCGTGGTCAAGCGGGAGAAGTTTTCGATGA